One window from the genome of Halictus rubicundus isolate RS-2024b chromosome 7, iyHalRubi1_principal, whole genome shotgun sequence encodes:
- the LOC143355396 gene encoding uncharacterized protein LOC143355396, with product MTEQVMDPNVKITIVPDVDETGDDWDASWDANRVIRDVAYYIRAHKFQDFDRRYYKKLEDSPSRLYEEFPRKPLRSLHWEVRRYCEASFVECLKYLEKNVKLAGLRREDDTATIMKEQNWNLVHNSKQVLAAQKDCQAAQKRDRLTAVPFQGPIERFQWRTTVSYYMCWYTMLGVPELSIFGEACDNHANCEVNGGNGDPRADDTKPYACALYSFCPDHCCPMRQIIHMSDCYRSPRNPCHDGNTASRKECTLNRQDNQELLSLVANQINVSCDCREKGYEWSSRYGICVDVNECTRSTHDCSSEDGEMCINMPGSYKCVCKFGYMHEPGQSACTVSTELRDVLTMPKPEENDTRTKSIIETIIDEVTRSTSNCLEIDSSLLRGIVFFGSYELSTVLFVVGSDLFTLLLR from the exons ATGACGGAACAGGTTATGGATCCCAACGTAAAAATAACGATCGTGCCGGACGTGGACGAGACCGGGGACGACTGGGACGCGAGCTGGGACGCGAACAGGGTTATCCGGGACGTCGCGTACTACATCCGGGCGCACAAATTCCAGGACTTCGATCGGCGTTATTACAAGAAGCTCGAGGACTCGCCGAGCAGACTTTACGAGGAGTTCCCGAGGAAGCCTTTAAGATCTTTGCATTGGGAAGTGCGCAG ATACTGCGAGGCGAGTTTCGTCGAGTGTCTGAAGTATCTCGAAAAAAACGTTAAGCTCGCAGGCCTGAGGCGAGAGGACGACACCGCCACGATCATGAAAGAGCAGAATTGGAACCTGGTGCACAATAGTAAGCAGGTCCTGGCCGCTCAAAAGGACTGTCAAGCCGCTCAGAAGCGTGACAGACTAACCGCGGTTCCCTTCCAAGGTCCGATAG AACGGTTCCAGTGGCGGACGACTGTGAGCTACTACATGTGCTGGTACACGATGTTAGGCGTCCCAGAGCTGAGCATTTTCGGCGAGGCCTGCGACAATCATGCGAACTGCGAGGTCAACGGTGGGAACGGTGATCCGCGGGCCGACGACACCAAACCGTATGCCTGCGCGCTTTACAGTTTCTGTCCCGATCACTGCTGTCCCATGAGGCAAATCATACACATGTCGGATTGCTATCGCTCGCCGCGAAACCCCTGCCACGATGGGAACACGGCAT CTAGGAAAGAGTGCACTCTGAATCGCCAAGATAATCAGGAGTTGCTCAGTCTGGTGGCGAATCAAATAAACGTAAGCTGCGACTGTCGGGAAAAAGGATACGAATGGTCGTCCAGATACGGGATCTGCGTGGACGTGAACGAATGCACACGTAGCACGCATGATTGTTCCTCGGAAGACGGCGAGATGTGCATCAACATGCCCGGCAGCTACAAGTGCGTCTGCAAGTTCGGCTACATGCACGAACCGGGACAGAGCGCGTGCACCGTCAGCACCGAGCTGAGAGACGTTCTAACTATGCCGAAGCCCGAGGAAAACGACACGAGAACCAAGAGCATCATCGAGACGATCATCGACGAGGTTACGAGGTCGACCAGTAATTGCCTCGAGATCGATTCCTCCTTGCTTCGTGGAATTGTGTTCTTCGGCTCGTACGAATTATCGACTGTTTTATTTGTTGTCGGTTCCGATTTATTTACGCTACTTTTACGGTAA
- the LOC143355420 gene encoding fatty acyl-CoA reductase 1 yields MTLCEWYANRELLVTGATSDVGRALLEKLLRSFPATKIYVVVRSRNGFNKDDRIKQIFLTPRFERLRQIDPTAISRVKALEGNLLYEDLGMSKEDREHLGKVSVAFHAAGPHDAMFEFCQELPKLEALAAMSSLFRHKGQIGESLQNELVPDGPIALVRVPLVGPALREPAPGFVDVFKGPTAFMVGAGLALGESSFQAEIIPIDLTVNTLIAVAWERATAKNVEGPVVYNAISIGCTWNELIKKGGRGNRKFTYPTFGFRGMTSSAISYWILVMLFEWLPSLLSDTILGLFGAKKRILREHERVRNALRSLESISSRPWSAERNRVYLLQQRLAEEDRDAFPVASEIDIESYVLCSAAAAKKHCVDETNIWPVKIFRLLFLLVASAVLFYSLFFCYRHHSSIRDYKV; encoded by the exons ATGACTCTGTGCGAGTGGTACGCGAACCGAGAGCTCCTCGTCACAGGAGCCACCAGCGATGTCGGCAGAGCCTTGTTAGAGAAGCTACTTCGATCTTTCCCGGCCACGAAGATCTACGTTGTCGTCAGATCGAGGAATGGATTCAATAAGGACGACAGGATCAAGCAGATCTTCCTGACTCCTCG GTTCGAGAGGCTGCGTCAGATTGACCCAACAGCGATCAGCCGAGTGAAGGCGTTGGAAGGTAACCTGTTGTACGAGGATTTGGGGATGAGCAAAGAGGACAGGGAGCATCTGGGCAAGGTTAGCGTGGCATTCCACGCGGCAGGTCCTCACGACGCGATGTTCGAGTTCTGTCAGGAGCTGCCGAAGTTGGAGGCGTTGGCAGCAATGTCGAGCCTGTTCCGGCACAAGGGCCAGATAGGCGAGTCCTTGCAGAACGAGCTGGTCCCTGATGGACCGATTGCGTTGGTCCGAGTGCCATTGGTCGGGCCAGCTCTTCGGGAGCCCGCGCCCGGCTTCGTGGACGTCTTCAAAGGGCCGACAGCGTTCATGGTCGGCGCGGGCCTCGCCCTGGGCGAGTCTAGCTTCCAAGCGGAAATCATTCCAATCGACCTGACGGTCAACACCCTCATCGCCGTTGCTTGGGAACGGGCCACCGC AAAGAACGTCGAAGGTCCGGTGGTGTACAATGCGATTTCGATCGGCTGCACGTGGAACGAGCTGATTAAGAAAGGAGGCCGAGGCAACCGAAAGTTTACATACCCGACATTCGGGTTCCGTGGAATGACATCTTCGGCGATCTCCTACTGGATTCTGGTGATGCTGTTCGAGTGGCTGCCATCCCTGCTTAGCGACACGATTCTCGGCCTGTTCGGAGCCAAGAAAAG GATCCTGCGAGAACACGAGAGAGTTCGTAATGCACTTCGATCCCTTGAGTCAATTTCGTCGAGGCCGTGGTCAGCAGAGAGGAATCGTGTGTACCTGCTGCAGCAACGTCTCGCCGAGGAAGACCGAGATGCATTTCCGGTTGCCTCGGAAATCGACATCGAGAGTTACGTTCTCTGCAGCGCCGCCGCCGCGAAGAAGCATTGCGTCGACGAGACCAATATCTGGCCCGTGAAAATCTTTCGACTGCTCTTCCTCCTGGTGGCCTCGGCTGTCCTCTTCTACTCGCTCTTTTTCTGCTACAGACACCATTCGTCCATAAGGGACTACAAAGTATGA